ATTTACATTTCACAGTACTTAGATAAAACCGGTGGTGCAGCATCAATCCCGTATGGGGAACAAAAGAATGTACATTTCACATTACTTAGATAAAACCATTCGATTGTGTTTGGTGATGATATGATGATGCGTATTTACATTTCACATTACTTAGATAAAACCGCCGCCTTCAGCTGATCTAAATATCTCGTATTCGGATTTACATTTCACATTACTTAGATAAAAGATTTCTCTGCTGCTGTTTCTTGTGCGGTACAAGGAACATTTACATTTCACATTACTTAGATAAAACGGGGATTTCTCAATTGATGCGATGGGTGTAAACGAATTTACATTTCACATTACTTAGATAAAACTGTCGATAGCTTGAAGGGTGCCTGCCGTAATAAAGTATTTACATTTCACATTACTTAGATAAAACACATCGAAATCACAAAACGTGAAATATTAGTGTCAGATTTACATTTCACATTACTTAGATAAAACCATAATCCGATGGGATATCAGCATGTGCTACCAAATTTACATTTCACATTACTTAGATAAAACATTGGGCAAGCTGATTTAGCTGCAAATGCGATTGTATTTACATTTCACATTACTTAGATAAAACAATGCACGAAATCAAGGTCAACGCAAAAATAAGCACATTTACATTTCACATTACTTAGATAAAACAAACCCTACTTTTTCAATTTCATCTTTAATTTCGCGATTTACATTTCACATTACTTAGATAAAACTGGGCTTATGACACGAATGTCCGTCGTTTTTTCGAAATTTACATTTCACATTACTTAGATAAAACATTTGACGTGAATACACAGGTAGTATATACCAATATTTACATTTCACATTACTTAGATAAAACCCGTTCCATTTCGTCCCTACTCCCATCATACCTCAACACCCCAAATCTGTCGACCTCCAGAAAAAATTGTTTTTTCCCTACCTACTCCACTTCCTCCATCCCATCAAAAACACCAAATCCCTTCCAGCGCAATCGTTTATCAAAATCTGTCGATCTCCCCACTTTTTTGCGTTACTGGTGGTCGACAGATTTCTTATGTGATGGAATAACTTCTTTGTATTTTATAGGGGGCTCCGATAAAATAAGCCCAGTTGCTCGTTAATGAAAAATGAGCAGCTAGGCTTATTTGGATGTTATTTTTGAAGGATCGCAAAATAGTTGTTTTCATTATCAGCAAAGTTGAAGACACGGCCCATATTTGGGACGTCGATTAGATCGCCAACTGTGATGCCTTTTGATTTGAAATCTTCGTACATGGCATCAAGGTTCTCTCCATACAAGAGGATCGATGGTGTTCCTAGATTCATTTCTGGTTGCATTTTGGCAACGGCTACTTTGTCTTGGAGCACGAATTTTGTTGCGGAATCTTTAGTTGGTGCGATTTCAATCCAGCGCTGTCCGTCTGTTGGTGCGCTTTCGGAGGTGATGACAAAACCTACTTTTTCTGTCCAAAATTTTGCTGATGCTTCTTGATCGTTGACGTAAAGCATGACTTGACCGATTTTATGAATCATTTCTAATTCCTCTTTTCTATTGCTTTTTGATTGCTTGTTTAGTATAGCAAGATTCGGAGGGGGTTTCAAAAATTAACTATGCTTTGCCTGTGGAGCCGAATTCCTGGATTTTTGCTTGGACGGTTGCTGTGATTGCTTTGCGGCCTGGTTCTAAGATGACTTGGGGTTCGTGTGTGTCGGGATTTTCGGTGAGTGCTTGGCGGATTGCTGTGAGCCAGGATTTATTGCACTCGGTGTTGACGTTGATTTTGGCGTGGCCAAGCGTGATGGCGCGTTTGATTTGGTGGGGCGGGATGCCGGATGCGCCATGGAGAACGAGCGGGATCTGGATGGCGTCTTGGATGGCGGCCATTTCTCGGAATCCTAGGACGGGTTCGCCTTGATAGTTGCCGTGGACGGAACCGAGTGCTGCTGCTAGTGCGTCGATGCCGGTTTCTTTGGTGAGCATGACGCATTCTTCTAGGTCGGCGTAATTGATGTTGCCGATTAAGCCGTCTTCGTTGCCGCCAACCGTGCCTACTTCTGCTTCGACATCGACGCCGTGCGCGTGGGCGTAATCGGTGACATCTTTGGTTAGGCGAATATTTTCTGCAATCGGATATTTGGAGCCGTCGAACATGACGGATGTGAAGCCGGCATCGATAGCTTGTTTGCAGCGCGCGACGGTGGTTCCATGATCTAAGTGGAGCACGACGGGGATTGTAATACTGTATTCTGTGATTAGATTTTTAACCATCGATGTGATCGTTTGGAATCCGCCTAGAAAGTCTATCATTCGATCTGACGCGCCGATGATAACGGGGGCTTTTTCTTTTTCGGCGGCGATTAGGATGGCGTGAATCCATGATAAGCCATTGATGTTGAACTGGCCAACTGCGTATTTTTCGCTGTGCGCTTTTTTAAGTACTTCGTTTAGAGTTACTAACATATTATACCTCCTCGTATTGAAACAGAATCCACGAGCTTTTGTTGCCACTCGTGGATTTCTATGCTATATGCTGAAATATTTGGACACTACTTTGACGGTGGTTTCTTTTGCTTTTCGGATCGTTTCTTCTGGTGTTAATTTGTAATACTCTGGCCTGAAAAGTTCTACGGAAACAACGTCGGAATACCCGATTTCTTTTAAGGTTTGGATGTGCGCGTCAAGGTCTATCGCACCGTGGCCTGGCCAAACGCGGTCATCATCGGTTAACAGGCCGATTTGGAAATCTTCGGTGTCATCGATGTGAAAAATGAAGATTTTGGAGCCATCTGCGTTTTTTAGGCTATCGATATTAGAGCCCATCGCGTGGAAATGGAAGGAATCAAATACGAGACCTACATTTTCGCGATTGACACTTTGAACGATATCATACGCATCTTCAAATGTGTTGACGGTGCACTCTGGATGTCCAACAAATTCAACGGCAATCTTGACGCCATGTGTTTTTGCAATGTCGGATAGTTCCTCGAGTACCGCTACGCTACTTGCTTTGATGTCTTTTTTCAAAATTTTATCGGTCGTTACGAGTGGAACTGCCACAACATATTTCGCGCCAATTTTATCACAGATTGCCATCATTTCTTTAAATTCTTGAATGATTGCGGCATGACCAGCTTCGTCACGATTGTTGAAAAATACAAGCGCGTTTAGAGCTAACGGTTTAATGTGATGTGTCTTGAAATACTCAGCGAGCTCGTCAATGCTATGTGTCTCTAAGTACTCTGGCAGTTTGTCCATACTCCTAATTTCGATATAATCGTAGCCATTCGCTTCACAAATCGCTAAATCTTTTTCTAAATTAGAGTTTTCAAGTGTCGTTGCTTCATTGAAACATAACTTCATCGTGTGTCTCCTCTTTTCTTATTTAGCTAAGGCCTAGACCTTTTTTCATCGTTTTTAGCATGAAATCACTGGATTCATCGGCTTTATCAACCCAAGCAAAAACCGCATTTGTCGCGATTCCATCGAATTTCATCTCGCGCATTTTACGGAAAATCGTATCAAAATCGACCTCGCCTTGTCCGATGTTGAGATGTTGGTGAATCGTCACTTCGGCATCGGGTGGATTCACAATGTAGCGCAGGCCATACGCAGCTTTGTGGTTAAATGTATCGGCAAACAGGACTTGATCGAGCAGATCGCCGGCTTCGTCTAGCATTTTGCCAACATCACCAACGCCGTCATCGTAAAAGAACGTGTGCGCCGTTGAGTAGACGAGTTTAATCCAATCTTTATCCAAGGCGCGAATCATATCGATAGCTCCAGCATTGGTTTCGATAAAGTCGAGTGGATGGGCCTGCAGGTTCAGACGCACCCCTTCTTTTTCGAAAACAGGCATGAGCTCATCCATTGATTTTACGAACTTCTCTTCGCATACGACCGGATTGTATTTCGTGCCACTGAACTCGCTATTCATCAAATCAACGTCTAGTTCGACGGCGATTTCGATGGCGCGTTTCCAATTGCGAACCGCAGCGACACGACGTTCCTCGTCTGGTCCCGCCCAATTGTAGAGCGGTAACAGGGACGAGATTTCAAGGCCAGTATCTCGCAAGCATTTTTTCACGAGTTTTATTTTTGCTTTGTCGACTTTTGGATATTTATAAAACGGACAGAAATCCTCGCGTGGACTGAGTTCGATGTATTTATAGCCAAGTTCTGCGGTTTTGTAAATCATTTGTTCGATCGTCATATTATCGCGGAACATACTTGGATCAAGCGCTAACTTCATTCTTTTTCGCTCCTTTTTCTTCGTAGAATGCTGGTCGTTCATCGAGTTCGATAGATTCGGTTGTGCCTGATTCTTGGGCTTTCACGCATGCAGCGGCTGTGACAGATGCAATATAGCCGTCCCATGATGTTGGCCCTTGTGGTGCGCCGTCTTTGTGAATGGAATCAATGAAGTCTTGAATTTCGATATCGTAAGCTTCTAGGAACCTGTCTTTCCAATCCATCAAAATATCTTGGCTCAGCTTGCCACTTTTGCGAGTGATGATGTTGGAGAACTCAGGTAATTTCACGATGCCTTCTTCGCCGATCACTTCGCACTGAATGTCGTAACCGTATTGGCAATTCACGAAAACTTCTACAGTAATCGAGATGCCGCCTTTTGTTTCAATAATCATAATTTGTGGATCGCGTAAGTGCGGTAGCGCATGTTTGGTTTTCTTCGGATAAACGACTTGAACGCTGGCATAGTCATCATTTACAAGCCAATGCAAAACATCGATTTCATGAATCAGCGTGTCCGTCACGGCCATATCGGTTGAATACGTTTCTGGTACAGTAGGATTTCGATGGGCACAGCGAATCATTAGCGGCTCACCGATTTCGTTCGCATCAATCGCTTCTTTCAATTTGACGTAACCATGATCGTATCGGCGCATAAAACCCACTTGCACCAAGCGTTTTCCGTGTTTCATTTCCGCGTCGACAATACGGCGTGCCCCTTCTGCTGTTGTTGCTAGCGGTTTTTCACAGAAAATGTATTTCCCTGCTTCGATGCCCGCAAGTACGCTCTCTTCGTGCGCTGGTCCCCAACTAGAAACGAGTATCGCATCGACATCTTCGGCCGCGATTAGCGCTTTATCATCTGGATATACTTTGGCATTTAAGTTAAAATTTTCAATGGCTTGTTGTGCGGCAGCTTGGTTGACATCGGTTACAGCAACGACCTCAGCACCTGCTAGCGTGTGGCTAATCCGTTTAATATGTTCGCGTCCAATGGCACCTGTTCCAATAACTCCAAATCGTAAATTCATCATTTATTCCTCCAATTCATAGATTTATAGCGCTTTCATTTACTTAAATTTAATATAGTTCCGGAAATAATATTCGATCTGCTCTAAAGAATGACCTTTTGTTTCTGGTAAGTATTTTTTAACGAAAAGAATCGCAAAAACGCCGAGTACTGCAAACATGAAGAATGTGACGGATAGGCCAACGTTTGCCAGTAAAATAGGGAATGAAAAACCAACGAGGAAATTCGTAATCCATAAACAAAATACGGTGGTTCCCATGCCTATTCCGCGTAATCGTTGCGGGAAAATTTCAGAAAGCATCAGCCACGTTACTGGTGAAATCGCGCCTTGTTGGAACGCAAGGAATGTGACCGTCAAGCTTAGAACTACATATGGTAGCGCTTCAGTTCCTTGTAGTAACATCGACAAAATTCCAATTAAAAGTAAGGCGCAAGTCGTGCCTATCAGCCCGGTAATCAGCATTGGTCGCCGTCCTACTTTTCCAAGCAAGTAAATGCCTAGGAAGGTTGCGGCCACAGATATGACGCCATTCGCAATGTTCCCAATCAGCGCTGCCTCGGTCCCAAACCCTGCATCTCGCAAAATTTCAGTGCCGTAGTACATGATCGAGTTGACGCCGGTAATTTGCTGGACAATCGCGATTCCGACTCCGATAAAGACAATTCGCCTCACCCAAGGGACACTCAAATCTTTGAATGTCGCTTTTTGAATTTCTTTTTCAGCGGCGATGTTATCTTTGATTTCTGTTAACTCATTATTCGCCTCATTTTCTTCTCGAATTTGTTGTAACACGCGCAAGGCATCGCCAATTTTACCTTTGGAAGCTAGCCAACGTGGACTTTCTGGTAAGATCAGCATTCCGAACCACAGAATAACGGCTGGAATCGTTGCGATCACAAGCATGTAACGCCATACGTTGCCATCTTCACCAAGCGTTGTTCCAATGATAGCATTGAACGTGAAGGCAAGCAATTGACCGGTTACAATCATCAATTCATTTTGCGTTACCATCCGACCCCGTCTATGCGCGGGGGACATTTCTGCTAAGTATGTTGGTACAGTTACCGAAGCTCCACCGACTGCAAGCCCTAGTAACACACGGAAAATGACCATGACACCCATATTCGGCGCAAATGTACAGCCAAGTGTCGCGATGAAGAAGATAATCGCCAGCGTCATGATATTTCGTCTACGACCACTACGATCGGATAATCTACCGCCAAATATGGCACCAAATGCAGCTCCAAATAGGAGGGAACTCGCCACAATACCTTCTCCGGCAGGCGATAAATTCAGTTGACCTGCTTTTGACATGTAGGGAAGCGCTCCGTTTATAACACCTGTATCGTAACCGAATAACAAACCACCAAATGTTGAAATAATTGTGATTAGTCGCAAGTAAGCTTTCGGCGTTCGTTTATTCGCTGGCGCCTGTTCCAAAGCTACTTCCGGACCCGCTTGTTCTGGACTTTTCATATCGATCGCTCCCCTATTTTTGCTTGTAGCAAGTTCTCATCAATGTATTTCCTAGCAATTAAGGCGTACTCCAAAGGATTGGCCACAGCGGGATCTTGCTCTGCTTCAATGACAATCCAGCCGCTATATCCAGATTTCTGTAAGCGATTGTATACTTCGACAAAATCAATGCAACCATCGCCAGGTACGGTGAACATGCCTTTTAAAAACGACTGCAAAAAGGAGAGCCCTTCTTGTTTACACGCAGCCATCACGTCTTTTCTTACATCTTTAAAATGAACGTGCGCGATTCTATCGATATGTTTTTCAAGCAGCGCCATGTAATCGCCTTCCGCGACGAAAATATGACCTGTATCGTAAAGCAAATGAACGCGCGCGGGATCCGTACCAGCCATCAGTTGATCCACTTCTGCAAGCGTCTCGACACCAGTTCCTAAATGATGATGGTATACCAGTTTCAAATCATGCGCATCAGCAATCGTACCAAGTTCATTGAGTCCCTCGCATAATTGCGTCCATTCTTGCTCGGTGAAATGTGGTTTTTCCGTGAAAACGTTCTTCGTCAATCCTTGAATGCTATACGTTTGTTCCGATACAACCGCGACATTTCCGTTCACTTTTTTCAAGTAAGCACAGTGCTCCGTAAACGCTTTTTTTGCCGAATCGACACCATCACGAATGATAAAACTGCTAAACCATTGCCCGGCGATTCTCAAATTCCGAAGCGCGAGCTCTTTATTTAGAACGTCCGCTTCTGGAAAAAAACCGCCAACTTCCGTGCCTTCAAAACCAGCGACTACGATATCACTCAGTAGATGCTGCAACGTGTTTCCTGCTCCAATTTCCGGTATATCATCGTTGCGCCAGCCGATCGGCGCGATTCCCCATGTAATCATGAGCAAATACCCCCTATGGTATTAGTATTTTTTAGCTTTCTCCAATTTCTTTTCTATAGCTTCATGCGCTTTTTGAATACTATCTTTCGTGGAAACTTCTGAAACGCCAACGTGCCACCAAGCATCATAGCCATCTGACATCGTTTTCGGTAGGACTTTCATTTCGATCAGCGTGGAAACCGTTTGCTTTTTAGCATCCTCAAGTGCCGCTTTTAACTCAGGAATTGTGTTAGCACGGTAAGTTTTCGCGCCATAACCTTCTGCTACTTTAGCGTAATCGATATTCATAATCTGGTTATCCGCCGTTCTAAATTCACAGAAATAACTATCGCTGCCGTGCTCCATTTGCAGATTATTAATACAGCCAAAACCGGAGTTATCGAACAGCAGAATGTTGATTTTGTGGTTATATTGCAGTGCCGTGATAAACTCGGAATGAAGCATTAGGAAACTGCCGTCACCCGCCATCGCATATACTTCTTGTTCTGGCGCAGCGAGTTTAGCGCCCAGTGAACCGGAAATTTCATACCCCATGCACGAATATCCGTATTCTAAATGGTACGTGTTTGGAACAAGTGGGTTCCAGAGTCGTTGCAAGTCACCAGGTAAAGAGCCAGCTGCCCCAACTACGATGCTATCTTCGGCAACTGTATCATTAATTGCAAGAAACGCTGCCGTTTGCGATAATTCCGTATTTAGCGCATCCGAATATTCATTTAAAATTTCTTGTGAAAATTGGTTCTTAATTTCTGGGTCAAAATTATCACGCTTAAACGTTATATTAGCAAGGCGATCGCGCTCTACAAGCCATGTTGCTTTCAAAGTCGCCACTTCCGTGCCATACGTTGTTTCATAATTACCGAGTCGTTCAGCAAGAAGTTCGAGTGTCACTCTTGCATCCGCCACCACTTGGAAAGCATCTAATTTATACGCTTGCGGGCGGCTCACATTGATGTTCAAAAAGCGTGTTTTGTCCCAATTAAAAGCCGTTTTTGATGACGTCGTGAAATCCGTATATCGCGTGCCGATTCCAATCACCAAATCTGCGTTTCGAATCACCGAGTTGGCAGCACTTGTACCGAGGATTCCCGTCCCACCTAGGTTATTTTTGAATTGAAATTCTACCGTTGATTTCCCAGCATGCGTCTCCACTAGCGGGATATTATGTTTTTCCGAAATAGCGATCAATACCTCGCGAGCTTCCGAATAACGCGCGCCACCGCCAACAATGATCACAGGTCGTTTACTTTCCCTGATCCGTTCCAGCGCCCCAACAAGTTCCCGTTCCGTCGGTGCTTTGCGATCGATATAATGAATCCGCTTTTCAAAAAATGCTTCGTCAAAATCGTACGCCTCGCCTTCCGTATCCTGACAAATACAAACCGTTGCAGGACCTGATGTTGCCGGGTTCGTCATCACTTCAAAAGCGCGTAACAAACTGCTCATCAACTGCTCGGGACGCGTCACCCGATCCCAATACCGAGAAACTGGCTTCAGCGCGTCATTCGTCGTCACCACCGCACTATAATCCTGCTCCAATTGTTGCAGAACTGGATCTGGTTGTCGCGTCGCAAATGTATCCGCTGGCAAAAGCAATACAGGAATATTATTCGCAAATGCCGTCCCAGCTGCCGCCACTAGATTCGCCGATCCAGGACCTGCCGATGTGGAAATCGCAAAGATCTTTTTCCGCAAGTTTTGTTTCGCAAAAGCGATCGCTGCATGTGTCATTCCTTGCTCATTTTTGCCTTGGATCACTTTCAAATGACCTGGATCTTCTTCCAATGCCTGACCGATTCCGACCACATTCCCATGTCCAAAAACTTGAAATAACCCTTCGACGTATGGCGTAATTTTGCCATCAATCGCGACATACTGCTGATTGATAAATTTTATTAAAGCTTGTGCCGTTGTTAGGCGAATCGTTCCCATTTTATCTTCCACCTCTTTTTTTAAACTTGTGCCGCAATCAAATCTTCAATCTCCGAAACACTTGGCATCGCCTCAGATGAACTATGTTTACTAACCACGATCGAAGCCGAAGCACTTCCAAATTTCAGCGCTGTTTCAATCGATTCTCCAGTAATAAGCGCGTACAGGAACGCCGAAGCATAAGAATCTCCCGCACCAAATGTTTTCAAAACCTTCGTCATGTAAGCCTTGCCGCGGAACGTTTCGCCTGATTTTGTGTAGGCGTATGAACCTTCCACACCGTGTTTAATCACGATCAACTCTGGCGTATGCCCAAATAGTGCCGTCACTGTTGCCGCGTTTTCACCACCAACATGATTTTCTAACATATCAAATTCATCACGCGTTCCAATAACGATATTCGCCTGCTCAGCAACCAGCTGATAATAAACCGCCGTTTCTTCCGTTGTTTTCCACGTATAAGGACGATAATCCAATTCAAAAACAATTTTCACATCGTGCTGACGCGCCAATTGAACCGTTTTCAAAATCGCTTCACGAGAAGGACTTTGCGACAACGCCGTACCCGAAATCACGAGTGCTTTTGTGTTTTTTATATAATCTTCATTGATTTCATCCGTTTGCAAATATAAATCCGCTACCTGATCACGATACATTAAAATGCTACACTCATCTGGACTCTTAATCTCCGTAAACGCAAGCCCCGTCTTATGTCCATCCTTATCCACGATCATTTCTGACGTATCCACACCGACATTGCGCATATATTGTTCAATAAAACGGCCATGTTGATCATCTGGAATTTTGCCGACAAAACCAACTTTCAAGCCTAATTTCGCCGTCCCAATCGCGATATTCGCAGGCGATCCTCCCACATATTTAGAAAAAGTCATCGTTTCTTCCATCGGACGATTATACTCTACCGCGTTCAAGTCGATACAAGCACGCCCCACTGCGATAACATCATATTTTTTCGAATCATCAAATTGATATTTCATTTCACGTTTCTCCTCCTCATTTTCGATCTAAAATCCATTCATGCGCCGGATCATTGTGGAAATTCCACGTCCGCACAGGTCCCGCCATCACATTTAAATAATAAGAAGTATAGCCATCGGGCACACCAACTGGATGATACCCCGCCGGAACAAGCACCACATTGCGATTTTCCACCGTCATCGTCTCATCAATCGACCGATCATCTGTATAAACCCGTTGAAAAACAAAACCTTGCGGTGGATTCATCTCATGATAATACGACTCCTCCAAAAATGACTCTACCGGCAAATTATCCTGATCGTGCTTATGCGGTGGGTAGCTCGACCAGTTGCCGCCTTCCGTATACACTTCCACGACCAGCAAGCTATTCGCTGTCGTCACCGAATCAGGCAAAATATTATGCACCGTCCGCTTATTATTATATTTCCCGCGCTGTTCCGTCGAATTCGCCTCCGCAGGAATCAAAGTTGTTGGCAATTGCTTTTCTGATGGCGCATAGCACAGTGCCACACGCGCCACATCCGATTCCCCCGTCACTCGAAACGCTCGATCATTGGAGATATAAACACTATCCGTCGGTACCTGTTCAAAAACACTTGATCGACGCCCAATATTCACAAAAGTCGCGTCATGATCCGTCACCGTTATTCTCCCAGTGAGCGCTACAACACAAACTTCCAATTTCCCAAGCGACTCCTCATACGTCTCACCCTGCGCTAAATCGATCATTTTAAAACCGACATATTTTAGCGGAGAATCTCCACCAATCGCCACATCTTGCACGACTTTATTCGCAGTTTCTGGTTTCCGAAGTAAATTTACCATCCTCGATCACACCTCCCTATTCGTCAAAATTCGGTTTTGGATAACGCGCGGTTACCACTTTTTTACGAGTATAAAAATCTACACTATCTTTACCGTTCGCATGCAGCGTTCCGAAGAAAGAAGATTTCCAACCAGAGAATGGGAAGAACGCCATCGGAGCAGGCACACCAAGGTTCACGCCAAGCATTCCAGCATCGATGTTCTCACGGAAGTACCGAATCGCCGAAGCATTCGTCGAGAATAGACAAGCCCCATTCGCAAACTCCGATTCATTCGCAATCGCGATTCCTTCTTTCAAGTTTTTCACCCGAATAATCGATAGAACCGGCGCGAAAATCTCATCCTTCCAAATCGTCATATCGGTTGTCACACCGTCAAAAATCGTTGGTCCCACAAAATAACCATCATCAAGCGCATCACTTCTGCCATCATATACCAGATTCGCACCTTCCGCGATTCCTTTTTCGATATAATCAAGCGTCCGTTGTTTGTTCTCCGCACGAATCACCGGGCCTAAGAAAACACCATCATCGAGGCCGTTACCAATCTTGATCTGGCTCGCACGTTCCTTTAACTTAGCGATAAACGCATCCGCAATCGATTCTTCCACCGTCACGACCGCACATGCCATGCACCGCTCACCCGCAGAACCAAAAGCCGCCGCGATAATGTTCGTAAGCGCATCATCCATGTTCGCATCCGCAAGCACGATTGTATGATTTTTCGCACCCGTCAAAGCCTGCACCCGTTTCAAGTTCTCGCTTCCTTTTTTGAAAACGTACTCACCAACTGGCTTAGATCCAACAAACGAAACCGCTTTAATTTCAGGATGTTCCAAAATACCATTCACCACATCATGCGCACCGTAAACGACATTGAACACGCCGTCTGGAAGTCCCGCTTCTGTAAATAACTCCACAATTTTTTCGGTTAATAAAGGCGTACGTTCCGAAGGCTTCAAAATAAACGTATTGCCGACCGCGATCGCCATTGGGAACATCCAACATGGCACCATCATTGGGAAGTTAAACGGCGCAATCCCACCAACAACACCAATCGGATAACGGTAATTCGTTGCCTCCACATCCGTTGCAATCGATGCCAGCGAATCTCCCATCATAAGTGTCGGTGCACCAGCTGCGAACTCCACATTCTCAATGCCGCGTTGCACTTCACCAAGCGACTCCGTCAAATTTTTCCCATTTTCAAGCGTAATCAGCCGTGCCAATTCTTCTTTATTTTGGAGTAACAACTGCTGATAATTAAATAAAATCCGAGCTCGGCGAGGAACCGCAATATTCCGCCATTTTTCAAAAGCCGTTGCCGCTACTTGCGCCGCATAATCAAAATCCTCCCGCGTCGAAATCGGCACTTGCGCCACAACTTCCTTCGTCGCCGGATTATACACATCCTCATAAACTTTCGTCTTGCTCGCTACCCATTCCCCATTTATAAAGTTTTTCAGCTTTCTAACCTCTGCCATTCCATTTCCTCCTTCATATATAAACGCTTTCATAATTCCAATCGTAAAAGATGAGCTAATTCGACCGAAAGATAACCGTTCAGAAGTCATCTCTTGGTTACATCTTGATTACATTCTATACTTACAATGAGTAAATGTCAACCATGAATTTACGTTTTTCAATCAAAAGATAACCACTAATCCTTATTAAACCAAGGAAATATATCAAAAAACGCATATTATTGTTACATGTTGATTAACTTTTGAATATGTGTTAAAATTTAACCAAGTTACCAACCGGATAGGAGAATGACAAATGAAGGAAAAAAGGCTCCAATTAGTGGAAGAGTTTATTCAAGAAAAAGGCACGGCGTCCCTAGACGAATTATGTGAGCAC
The sequence above is drawn from the Listeria weihenstephanensis genome and encodes:
- the iolD gene encoding 3D-(3,5/4)-trihydroxycyclohexane-1,2-dione acylhydrolase (decyclizing) translates to MGTIRLTTAQALIKFINQQYVAIDGKITPYVEGLFQVFGHGNVVGIGQALEEDPGHLKVIQGKNEQGMTHAAIAFAKQNLRKKIFAISTSAGPGSANLVAAAGTAFANNIPVLLLPADTFATRQPDPVLQQLEQDYSAVVTTNDALKPVSRYWDRVTRPEQLMSSLLRAFEVMTNPATSGPATVCICQDTEGEAYDFDEAFFEKRIHYIDRKAPTERELVGALERIRESKRPVIIVGGGARYSEAREVLIAISEKHNIPLVETHAGKSTVEFQFKNNLGGTGILGTSAANSVIRNADLVIGIGTRYTDFTTSSKTAFNWDKTRFLNINVSRPQAYKLDAFQVVADARVTLELLAERLGNYETTYGTEVATLKATWLVERDRLANITFKRDNFDPEIKNQFSQEILNEYSDALNTELSQTAAFLAINDTVAEDSIVVGAAGSLPGDLQRLWNPLVPNTYHLEYGYSCMGYEISGSLGAKLAAPEQEVYAMAGDGSFLMLHSEFITALQYNHKINILLFDNSGFGCINNLQMEHGSDSYFCEFRTADNQIMNIDYAKVAEGYGAKTYRANTIPELKAALEDAKKQTVSTLIEMKVLPKTMSDGYDAWWHVGVSEVSTKDSIQKAHEAIEKKLEKAKKY
- the iolC gene encoding 5-dehydro-2-deoxygluconokinase encodes the protein MKYQFDDSKKYDVIAVGRACIDLNAVEYNRPMEETMTFSKYVGGSPANIAIGTAKLGLKVGFVGKIPDDQHGRFIEQYMRNVGVDTSEMIVDKDGHKTGLAFTEIKSPDECSILMYRDQVADLYLQTDEINEDYIKNTKALVISGTALSQSPSREAILKTVQLARQHDVKIVFELDYRPYTWKTTEETAVYYQLVAEQANIVIGTRDEFDMLENHVGGENAATVTALFGHTPELIVIKHGVEGSYAYTKSGETFRGKAYMTKVLKTFGAGDSYASAFLYALITGESIETALKFGSASASIVVSKHSSSEAMPSVSEIEDLIAAQV
- the iolB gene encoding 5-deoxy-glucuronate isomerase, translated to MVNLLRKPETANKVVQDVAIGGDSPLKYVGFKMIDLAQGETYEESLGKLEVCVVALTGRITVTDHDATFVNIGRRSSVFEQVPTDSVYISNDRAFRVTGESDVARVALCYAPSEKQLPTTLIPAEANSTEQRGKYNNKRTVHNILPDSVTTANSLLVVEVYTEGGNWSSYPPHKHDQDNLPVESFLEESYYHEMNPPQGFVFQRVYTDDRSIDETMTVENRNVVLVPAGYHPVGVPDGYTSYYLNVMAGPVRTWNFHNDPAHEWILDRK
- the iolA gene encoding methylmalonate-semialdehyde dehydrogenase — protein: MAEVRKLKNFINGEWVASKTKVYEDVYNPATKEVVAQVPISTREDFDYAAQVAATAFEKWRNIAVPRRARILFNYQQLLLQNKEELARLITLENGKNLTESLGEVQRGIENVEFAAGAPTLMMGDSLASIATDVEATNYRYPIGVVGGIAPFNFPMMVPCWMFPMAIAVGNTFILKPSERTPLLTEKIVELFTEAGLPDGVFNVVYGAHDVVNGILEHPEIKAVSFVGSKPVGEYVFKKGSENLKRVQALTGAKNHTIVLADANMDDALTNIIAAAFGSAGERCMACAVVTVEESIADAFIAKLKERASQIKIGNGLDDGVFLGPVIRAENKQRTLDYIEKGIAEGANLVYDGRSDALDDGYFVGPTIFDGVTTDMTIWKDEIFAPVLSIIRVKNLKEGIAIANESEFANGACLFSTNASAIRYFRENIDAGMLGVNLGVPAPMAFFPFSGWKSSFFGTLHANGKDSVDFYTRKKVVTARYPKPNFDE